The Cydia fagiglandana chromosome 4, ilCydFagi1.1, whole genome shotgun sequence genome has a window encoding:
- the LOC134663399 gene encoding uncharacterized protein LOC134663399, giving the protein MALLSASVGGLRELIGLCEQFASSHGLKYNTKKSELMIFRAGTKCPSEVPPVRLNGVPLKRVHQFKYLGHVLTDDLKDDEDIERERRALSVRANMIARRFARCSFNVKTTLFRAYCTTFYTSSLWVKYTQKAYNALRVQYNNALRALLHLPRFCSASGMFAEARVDCFYATMRKRATSAARRVRASGSALLGVVADRLDGPFMGHWLSLHAPVSHNWTK; this is encoded by the coding sequence ATGGCGTTGCTGAGTGCATCTGTTGGAGGTCTCCGCGAACTCATTGGTCTCTGCGAGCAGTTTGCCAGTAGTCACGGCCTTAAATATAACACTAAGAAGAGCGAGCTAATGATTTTCAGAGCGGGGACTAAATGTCCGTCCGAGGTACCTCCTGTACGTCTCAATGGGGTCCCCTTGAAGCGTGTTCACCAGTTCAAATATCTGGGCCATGTGTTGACTGATGACCTTAAGGATGACGAAGATATTGAACGGGAGCGGAGAGCGTTGTCAGTCCGAGCCAATATGATAGCCCGCAGGTTTGCTCGTTGCTCTTTTAACGTCAAAACTACACTGTTTCGTGCATATTGTACCACTTTTTACACGAGCAGCCTGTGGGTTAAATACACACAGAAGGCATACAACGCTCTCCGTGTTCAATACAATAATGCGTTGAGGGCGCTGCTGCATTTACCGAGGTTTTGCAGTGCCTCGGGAATGTTCGCGGAGGCGCGTGTGGACTGCTTTTACGCCACCATGCGCAAGAGAGCAACCTCAGCAGCGCGGCGTGTGCGCGCCAGCGGCAGCGCTCTGCTGGGAGTCGTAGCCGACAGGCTTGACGGCCCATTTATGGGACACTGGTTGTCATTGCATGCACCAGTGTCCCATAACTGGACCAAATGA